Proteins encoded by one window of Pseudomonas tructae:
- a CDS encoding DsbA family protein yields MPVQTTLHYVFDPLCGWCYGAEPLIKAASGLMPIVLHGGGMMAGANRQRVSASLRDFVMPHDRRIAEYTGQPFGRDYFEGLLRDNEALFDSEPPIAAVLAAEQLAGRGLELLARLQRAHYVEGRRIADETVLKAVAGELGLAQQAFASALRDVDTQGHMQASRAFLANVGGQGFPTLVLEREGRLQVIDIGPYLGKPEAFVQWLDRQFYLSAEAEASSAMVCAADGCD; encoded by the coding sequence ATGCCGGTACAAACCACGCTTCACTATGTTTTCGACCCACTGTGTGGCTGGTGCTATGGCGCCGAGCCGCTGATCAAGGCTGCCAGTGGCCTGATGCCGATCGTGCTGCATGGCGGCGGGATGATGGCCGGGGCCAACCGACAGAGGGTTTCGGCCAGCTTGCGCGACTTCGTCATGCCCCACGACCGGCGCATCGCCGAGTACACCGGGCAGCCATTTGGCCGCGATTACTTCGAAGGCTTGCTGCGTGACAACGAGGCGTTGTTCGACTCGGAGCCGCCAATCGCCGCCGTGCTGGCGGCTGAGCAATTGGCTGGCCGTGGTCTGGAGCTGCTGGCGCGGTTGCAGCGTGCGCACTATGTCGAAGGGCGGCGGATTGCCGATGAAACAGTACTCAAGGCCGTCGCCGGCGAGCTCGGCCTGGCGCAGCAGGCTTTTGCCAGTGCGTTGCGGGACGTCGACACCCAAGGCCATATGCAGGCCAGTCGCGCCTTCCTGGCCAATGTCGGCGGGCAGGGTTTCCCAACCCTGGTGCTGGAGCGTGAAGGGCGCTTGCAGGTGATCGACATCGGCCCCTATCTGGGCAAGCCCGAGGCCTTCGTGCAGTGGCTGGATCGCCAGTTCTACCTCAGCGCCGAGGCCGAAGCGTCAAGCGCAATGGTTTGCGCTGCGGATGGCTGCGACTAA
- a CDS encoding TonB-dependent receptor: MLAPCRLSPLTLGLSLFFSSGLVTAATTTLPEVSVTAESDRERDDPRVREVSTATRTATPARYVPQAIDSVKTSNVMDYGSNDLGKALNGIPNVSSGADTRFDSVRIRGFDASNDFYLDGIRDDSQYVRDLHNIERIEVLKGPAAVLYGRGSQGGIVNRVSKMPEAGRRSSIEAQGGSEDLRSLYADLSADPTDNISLRLNMGNQDNNSFRDGIDGSRQLFAPSMSWQLTPDLNWLVQYEYSRYNRTPDRGIPSVNGRPADVGRDTTYGDTQRDFIDDKAQSLRSRLNYQLSDNWQVRHTLGLFKLNSDFDNTYLTGYNATTKQVARQRWQQDLNTRNLFNNLELEGNFDTFGLQHTLLTGLEFGNQRRDPILYTAATSGAGARPVPGLDLYNPNHNLQHTGTMVVSSNNHTVVDSRGLYLQDQLRLNDQWQVLAGVRFDQFEVETTNKVRGIAETQDSNSTSPRLGVVYSPWKEHSFYASWSKTFSPVGGGLIGITPGAAGNTNETSPEQTRQKEIGVKSDWLDERLSTTLAVYELELYNRRTSDPNNPGITLLSGLQRSRGVELTATGNIVGNWYVRGGIGIQDATIVEDNNGQEGNRVSNVAKRNGSLFVTWKPEMGWYGETGLTLVGERYADNQNTAVLPGYGRWDALAGFRTKDWDLRAALNNIADKTYYSSATSAGQIQFGDPRSLIVTGTYSF; encoded by the coding sequence ATGCTTGCCCCCTGCCGCCTTTCCCCCTTGACCCTGGGTTTGTCGCTGTTTTTCAGCTCAGGCCTGGTTACTGCTGCCACCACCACGCTGCCCGAAGTCTCGGTTACCGCCGAGTCCGATCGCGAGCGCGATGACCCGCGGGTACGTGAAGTCAGTACTGCAACCCGTACCGCCACACCGGCCCGCTATGTGCCTCAGGCCATTGATTCGGTGAAGACCAGCAACGTAATGGACTACGGCAGCAACGACCTGGGCAAGGCACTCAACGGCATCCCCAACGTCAGCAGCGGCGCCGATACCCGCTTTGACAGTGTGCGTATCCGCGGCTTCGACGCCAGCAACGACTTTTACCTGGACGGGATCCGCGACGACAGCCAGTACGTACGCGACCTGCACAACATCGAGCGTATCGAAGTGCTCAAGGGCCCTGCCGCCGTGCTCTATGGCCGTGGCAGCCAGGGCGGGATCGTCAACCGGGTGAGCAAGATGCCCGAAGCCGGCCGTCGCTCCAGCATCGAGGCCCAGGGCGGCAGCGAAGACCTGCGCAGCCTGTACGCCGACCTTAGCGCCGACCCGACCGACAACATCAGCCTGCGCCTGAACATGGGCAACCAGGACAACAACAGCTTCCGCGACGGCATTGATGGCAGCCGCCAGTTGTTCGCGCCGTCGATGAGCTGGCAGTTGACGCCAGACCTGAACTGGCTGGTGCAGTACGAATACAGTCGCTACAACCGTACCCCCGATCGCGGCATTCCCAGCGTCAATGGCCGCCCGGCCGACGTTGGCCGCGACACCACCTACGGCGACACCCAGCGCGATTTCATCGACGACAAGGCGCAGTCCCTGCGCTCGCGCCTGAACTATCAGCTCAGCGACAACTGGCAGGTGCGTCATACCCTGGGCCTGTTCAAGCTCAACAGCGACTTCGACAACACCTACCTGACCGGCTATAACGCCACCACCAAGCAGGTCGCCCGCCAGCGCTGGCAGCAGGACCTGAACACCCGCAACCTGTTCAACAACCTTGAACTGGAAGGCAACTTCGACACCTTCGGCCTGCAGCACACCCTGCTCACCGGCCTTGAATTCGGCAACCAGCGCCGCGATCCGATTCTCTACACGGCAGCGACCTCGGGCGCTGGCGCTCGCCCGGTGCCTGGCCTGGACCTGTACAACCCCAACCATAACCTGCAGCACACCGGCACCATGGTGGTCTCCAGCAACAACCACACCGTGGTCGACAGCCGCGGCCTGTACCTGCAGGACCAACTGCGCCTGAACGATCAGTGGCAAGTGCTGGCCGGCGTGCGTTTCGACCAGTTCGAGGTGGAAACCACCAACAAGGTCCGCGGCATCGCCGAAACACAGGACAGCAACAGCACCAGCCCACGCCTGGGCGTGGTCTATTCCCCCTGGAAAGAACATTCGTTCTATGCCTCCTGGAGCAAGACTTTCTCGCCAGTGGGCGGTGGCCTTATCGGCATTACCCCGGGTGCAGCCGGCAACACCAACGAAACCAGCCCGGAGCAGACCCGGCAGAAGGAAATCGGGGTCAAGAGCGACTGGCTCGACGAGCGCCTGAGCACCACCCTGGCAGTCTACGAGCTTGAACTCTACAACCGCCGTACCAGCGACCCGAACAACCCTGGCATCACCCTGCTCTCCGGCCTGCAGCGCTCGCGCGGTGTAGAGCTGACCGCTACGGGCAACATCGTTGGCAACTGGTATGTGCGCGGCGGCATCGGCATTCAGGATGCAACTATTGTCGAGGACAACAACGGCCAGGAAGGCAATCGCGTGAGCAACGTCGCCAAGCGTAACGGCAGCCTGTTCGTGACCTGGAAGCCTGAAATGGGTTGGTACGGCGAGACCGGTCTGACCCTGGTCGGCGAGCGTTACGCCGACAACCAGAACACCGCGGTATTGCCCGGCTATGGCCGCTGGGATGCCCTGGCCGGTTTCCGCACCAAGGACTGGGACCTGCGCGCGGCGCTCAATAACATCGCCGACAAGACCTACTACAGTTCGGCCACCAGCGCCGGGCAGATCCAGTTCGGTGATCCACGCAGCCTGATTGTCACCGGCACCTACAGCTTCTAA
- a CDS encoding MFS transporter — MPAHSSAARIALFLCGCAAFLPLYATQGILAELARSLAVDARQVSWSITSTTLAVALIAPFVGVLTRHLRPKRVLVVASLLLSVPGLMLACAQDLDSLLLWRFVQGMLIPVIFATSVAYIGERWQGAQVTEVTSLYVAGTILGGFAGRFVTGLVTQYLGWREAFVLLAMLTVLLGLCIHWLLPGAARRVVDVVSNTRLSTLGNPQLLAACLVGFCVLFAQIATFTYVGLHLLAAPFKLSVAALGSVYAVFLLALVVTPIAGRLTGARPPAHLVVIAGILGLLGSLLTLLASLWWIILGLALSSTGVFLAQAAANAFITTTARHNKAGAVGCYLTFYYLGGSVGALLPALLWERWGWPGCVPLIMGAQLLVMVIAWFGWRCRDAAATAQLH; from the coding sequence ATGCCAGCGCATTCGTCTGCCGCCCGCATCGCCCTGTTCCTGTGCGGCTGCGCAGCGTTCCTACCGCTCTATGCGACCCAGGGCATTCTCGCTGAACTCGCCCGCAGCCTTGCCGTGGACGCTAGACAGGTGAGCTGGAGCATCACCTCGACCACCCTGGCGGTGGCCTTGATCGCGCCCTTTGTCGGGGTGTTGACGCGTCACTTGCGCCCGAAGAGGGTATTGGTTGTGGCGTCGTTGCTACTGAGTGTGCCGGGCTTGATGCTGGCGTGCGCCCAGGACCTCGACAGCCTGCTGCTCTGGCGCTTCGTGCAAGGCATGTTGATCCCGGTGATCTTCGCCACCAGTGTCGCTTACATCGGCGAGCGCTGGCAGGGCGCGCAGGTTACAGAAGTTACCAGCCTGTATGTTGCCGGGACCATTCTCGGCGGTTTCGCCGGGCGCTTTGTCACCGGCCTGGTCACTCAATACCTGGGCTGGCGCGAAGCTTTCGTGCTGCTGGCGATGCTGACTGTGCTGCTTGGCTTGTGTATCCACTGGTTGTTGCCTGGGGCGGCGCGGCGGGTCGTGGATGTTGTCAGTAACACCCGCCTGAGCACGCTGGGCAACCCGCAGTTGTTGGCTGCCTGCCTGGTAGGCTTCTGCGTGCTGTTTGCGCAGATTGCCACCTTCACCTATGTCGGCCTGCATCTGTTGGCAGCCCCCTTCAAGCTAAGTGTCGCCGCCCTGGGTTCGGTGTATGCGGTGTTCCTCCTGGCGCTGGTGGTTACGCCAATTGCCGGGCGTTTGACGGGTGCCAGGCCGCCTGCGCATCTGGTGGTGATCGCGGGTATTTTGGGGCTGCTGGGGTCGTTGCTGACGTTACTTGCCAGCCTGTGGTGGATCATCCTCGGGCTGGCACTGAGCTCCACTGGTGTGTTCCTGGCTCAGGCCGCCGCCAACGCGTTCATCACCACCACCGCCAGGCATAACAAGGCGGGTGCGGTGGGTTGCTACCTGACGTTCTACTACCTGGGCGGCAGTGTCGGGGCACTGCTGCCGGCGCTGCTGTGGGAGCGTTGGGGGTGGCCAGGCTGTGTGCCGTTGATCATGGGCGCGCAATTGCTGGTGATGGTGATTGCCTGGTTTGGCTGGCGATGCCGCGATGCAGCCGCCACAGCGCAGCTGCATTGA
- a CDS encoding LysR family transcriptional regulator, which translates to MLDVRKLRYFIAVADDLHFGRAAARLHLAQPALTRQISALESQLGFRLFERSSRSVNLTCEGQQFLPYARGVVEQLLRSEHFAARLAAGTTGQLSIGYASSVALNERFTQAIQQFSHTYPAVRLTLVEEPSSAQWQHIAEGTLEIGLSRLLPPQEFDALQVQPLDQEPLLVALAADDPLAALECMSLAQLQAHPVVLYSDEQGTGLNDAIERLFQHCQLPLLRGPRGRQITSIIALVAAGQGIALVPACTRALHLPGVCYRPLSEAAASIDLLAMSHRHRRSRAADEFLRILATDPRCDVADSTKKTTPA; encoded by the coding sequence ATGCTCGATGTGCGTAAGCTGCGCTATTTCATTGCCGTCGCCGACGACCTGCATTTCGGCCGCGCCGCTGCGCGTCTGCACCTGGCCCAGCCAGCATTGACCCGGCAGATCTCGGCGCTGGAAAGCCAGCTGGGGTTTCGTCTGTTCGAGCGCAGCAGCCGCAGTGTCAACCTGACCTGCGAAGGCCAGCAGTTCCTGCCTTATGCCCGTGGCGTCGTGGAGCAGTTGCTACGCAGCGAACATTTCGCCGCCAGGCTGGCCGCCGGAACGACCGGGCAATTGAGCATCGGCTATGCCAGCTCCGTGGCCTTGAATGAGCGTTTCACCCAGGCCATCCAGCAGTTTTCCCACACCTATCCCGCCGTGCGCCTGACCTTGGTCGAGGAACCCTCCAGTGCGCAGTGGCAGCACATTGCCGAAGGCACCCTGGAAATCGGTCTGAGCCGGCTGTTGCCGCCTCAGGAATTCGACGCGCTGCAGGTTCAGCCCCTGGATCAGGAACCGTTGCTGGTGGCCCTGGCCGCAGATGATCCACTGGCGGCCCTGGAGTGCATGAGCCTTGCGCAGTTGCAGGCGCATCCGGTGGTGCTGTACAGCGACGAACAGGGTACCGGGCTCAACGATGCCATCGAGCGCCTGTTCCAGCACTGCCAACTCCCCTTGCTGCGCGGCCCGAGAGGGCGGCAGATCACGTCGATCATTGCGCTGGTGGCCGCCGGCCAGGGCATCGCCCTGGTGCCGGCCTGTACTCGGGCACTGCACTTGCCCGGTGTGTGCTATCGCCCCTTGAGCGAGGCCGCAGCCAGCATCGACCTGCTCGCCATGAGCCATCGACATCGGCGCTCACGGGCGGCCGATGAATTTCTGCGCATCCTCGCGACTGACCCACGATGCGACGTGGCTGACAGCACAAAAAAAACAACCCCGGCCTAG
- the aguA gene encoding agmatine deiminase yields MKTLTSTPRADGFHMPAEWAPQTQVWMVWPERPDNWRLGGKPVQAAHVTLAKAIARFQPVTVAVSAAQYDNARARLDLPNVRVVEISNDDAWVRDTGPTFVINDSGEVRGVDWGFNAWGGFEGGLYSPWNRDEQLASKVLEMERCQRYHTEGFVLEGGSIHVDGEGTLITTEECLLNHNRNPHLNREQIETILRDHLAVDSIIWLPDGLYNDETDGHVDNFCCYVRPGEVLLAWTDDPQDPNYARCHAALEVLENSRDAKGRAFTVHKMPIPGPLFATEEECAGVDPVAGSQERNPSVRLAGSYVNFLIVNGGIIAPSFDDPADAEARAILARVFPHHEVVMIPGREMLLGGGNIHCLTQQQPAPAKG; encoded by the coding sequence ATGAAAACTCTGACCAGTACCCCGCGCGCCGACGGCTTTCACATGCCTGCCGAATGGGCGCCACAAACCCAGGTCTGGATGGTCTGGCCCGAGCGCCCGGACAACTGGCGCCTGGGTGGCAAGCCAGTGCAGGCAGCCCACGTGACCCTGGCCAAGGCCATCGCCCGGTTCCAGCCGGTGACCGTTGCGGTCTCCGCTGCGCAATACGATAACGCCCGGGCGCGCCTGGACCTGCCGAACGTGCGCGTGGTGGAAATCAGCAACGACGACGCCTGGGTTCGCGATACCGGCCCGACCTTCGTCATCAACGACAGCGGTGAAGTACGTGGCGTCGACTGGGGCTTCAACGCCTGGGGCGGCTTCGAAGGCGGGCTGTACTCGCCATGGAATCGCGACGAGCAACTGGCCAGCAAGGTGCTGGAGATGGAACGCTGCCAGCGCTACCACACCGAAGGCTTCGTGCTCGAGGGCGGCTCGATCCACGTCGACGGTGAAGGCACCCTGATCACCACCGAAGAATGCCTGCTCAACCACAACCGCAACCCGCACCTGAACCGCGAGCAGATCGAAACGATCCTGCGTGATCACCTGGCGGTGGACAGCATCATCTGGCTGCCGGATGGCCTGTACAACGACGAGACCGACGGTCACGTTGACAACTTCTGTTGTTACGTTCGCCCAGGCGAAGTGTTACTGGCCTGGACCGATGATCCGCAAGACCCCAACTATGCACGCTGCCATGCCGCACTTGAGGTGCTGGAAAACAGCCGTGACGCCAAAGGTCGTGCCTTTACCGTGCACAAAATGCCGATTCCGGGGCCGCTGTTCGCCACCGAAGAAGAGTGCGCCGGGGTCGATCCGGTGGCCGGCAGTCAGGAGCGCAACCCGTCGGTGCGCCTGGCCGGCTCCTATGTCAACTTCCTGATCGTCAATGGCGGCATCATCGCACCAAGCTTCGACGACCCTGCAGATGCTGAGGCTAGGGCGATTCTGGCGCGCGTGTTCCCACACCACGAAGTGGTGATGATCCCCGGGCGGGAGATGCTTCTGGGTGGCGGCAACATTCATTGCCTGACCCAGCAGCAACCGGCGCCCGCCAAGGGCTGA
- a CDS encoding OprD family porin, which produces MLKTRISLIALGLMAATQAMANDQAEAKGFVEDSKASVLLRNAFINRDKKHHAKDQSEWGQAFIGKFSSGYTQGTVGVGVDAFGLYAVRLDGGKGRNGGGGIDFFKPGEGDTPDNPQNSPHNLARGGAAVKFRLSNTVLKYGDQMPELPVLNYDDGRLLPESFTGTLITSKEIKGLELNAGRFTQEARKSAEGRDSGGLKSINVFGGSYKFTDNLSASLYGSDVEDVLKKQYLGVNYVQPIADDQSLTLDFNGYKTKLDKKFATDDRRDNTIWSLAATYAFGPHSVTLAHQRSTGDTGYNYSGYQNAGGIGDGGSTIYLANSYWSDFNNEDERSWQIAYGLDFGAFGVPGLTYKVAYVRGDNINTRGLGEGTEREIFNQFKYVVQEGPAKDLSVKLRSSFLRTSDNLRQADINDDGNEVRVFIEYPISIL; this is translated from the coding sequence ATGTTGAAAACCAGGATCAGTCTGATCGCGCTGGGGCTTATGGCAGCGACTCAGGCTATGGCCAATGACCAGGCCGAGGCCAAGGGCTTCGTGGAAGACAGCAAAGCCAGCGTTCTGCTGCGCAACGCCTTCATCAACCGCGACAAGAAGCACCATGCCAAGGACCAGAGCGAATGGGGCCAGGCCTTCATCGGCAAGTTCTCCTCTGGTTACACCCAAGGCACCGTGGGTGTCGGTGTTGACGCGTTTGGTCTGTACGCTGTGCGCCTGGACGGCGGCAAGGGCCGCAATGGCGGCGGCGGTATCGACTTCTTCAAGCCGGGTGAAGGCGACACGCCAGACAACCCGCAAAACTCCCCGCACAACCTGGCCCGTGGTGGCGCAGCAGTCAAATTCCGCCTGTCCAACACTGTACTGAAGTACGGTGACCAGATGCCGGAACTGCCCGTGCTGAACTACGACGACGGTCGCCTGCTGCCAGAGAGCTTCACCGGTACCCTGATCACCTCCAAGGAAATCAAGGGCCTGGAACTGAACGCCGGTCGTTTCACCCAGGAAGCGCGTAAAAGTGCCGAGGGCCGTGACAGCGGTGGTCTGAAATCGATCAACGTCTTCGGCGGCAGCTACAAGTTCACCGACAACCTGTCGGCTTCCCTGTACGGCTCCGATGTTGAAGACGTGCTGAAGAAGCAGTACCTGGGCGTCAACTACGTTCAGCCAATCGCCGATGACCAGTCCCTGACGCTGGACTTCAACGGCTACAAGACCAAGCTGGACAAGAAGTTCGCCACTGACGACCGTCGTGACAACACGATCTGGAGCCTGGCCGCGACTTACGCGTTTGGCCCGCACTCGGTCACCCTCGCTCACCAGCGCAGTACAGGTGACACCGGTTACAACTACAGCGGTTATCAGAATGCCGGTGGCATCGGTGACGGTGGTTCGACCATCTACCTGGCCAACTCCTACTGGTCCGACTTCAACAACGAAGACGAGCGCTCCTGGCAGATCGCCTACGGTCTGGACTTCGGCGCCTTTGGCGTACCGGGCCTGACCTACAAAGTAGCCTACGTGCGTGGTGACAACATCAACACCCGTGGCTTGGGCGAAGGTACTGAGCGCGAGATCTTCAACCAGTTCAAGTACGTGGTCCAGGAAGGCCCGGCCAAGGATCTGTCCGTCAAGCTGCGTAGCTCGTTCCTGCGTACTTCTGACAACCTGCGTCAGGCTGACATCAACGACGACGGCAACGAAGTCCGCGTGTTCATCGAGTACCCGATCAGCATCCTCTGA
- a CDS encoding lysozyme inhibitor LprI family protein: MKAAARLLPAALFAACLHSPATVAAGFDCSKASTLVETAICTTPSLSAKDDKLNELYKPLKDRKIFRELESFWLQEVRNRCEKADCLDVAYDQQIKLLTPAPAVAPIDPQSLQPLSREQRYTQIEDEPWQRFALATVPNKSDEHFVYLVDAVTLNGVLNVVLFVAEKQDEEASNPGNIYESRPVGTLYEYSDARPGLHAFAHDVRFDGWSNISAYDQGQRYAGIIDGVFYYRHKTNGEAQQSMAYTLGSNATPQPSTQLYAAQSNSTRFAKARISGDLNQDNSGLLLYYPHVKGDNPYDRVMDKDAGGWSLVNPTWNPTRPVLYFDNNGGFACVWRVDLVSKRLEKIVPEHEAVAARPIDVNGREAIVYLEVDQLMFAIAPDQ, encoded by the coding sequence ATGAAAGCCGCCGCGCGCCTGCTTCCTGCTGCCCTGTTCGCCGCCTGCCTGCACAGCCCCGCCACCGTTGCCGCAGGCTTTGACTGCAGCAAGGCCAGCACCCTGGTGGAAACCGCCATCTGTACCACGCCGTCGCTGTCGGCCAAGGACGATAAGCTCAACGAACTCTACAAGCCGCTGAAGGATCGCAAGATCTTCCGTGAACTGGAGAGCTTCTGGCTGCAGGAAGTGCGCAACCGTTGCGAGAAAGCCGACTGCCTGGACGTTGCCTACGACCAACAGATTAAACTGCTGACGCCCGCTCCGGCCGTGGCTCCCATCGATCCACAGTCCCTCCAGCCTCTTTCTCGCGAACAGCGCTACACCCAGATCGAAGATGAGCCGTGGCAGCGCTTTGCCCTGGCTACCGTCCCGAACAAGAGCGACGAGCATTTTGTCTATCTGGTAGACGCCGTCACCCTGAATGGCGTGCTGAACGTGGTGCTGTTTGTCGCCGAAAAGCAGGATGAAGAAGCCAGCAATCCGGGCAACATCTATGAGAGCCGCCCTGTCGGCACGCTCTATGAATATTCCGATGCCCGCCCTGGCCTGCACGCGTTCGCCCACGATGTACGCTTCGACGGCTGGAGCAATATCTCTGCCTATGACCAGGGCCAGCGTTACGCCGGGATCATTGACGGGGTGTTCTACTACCGGCACAAGACCAATGGCGAAGCCCAGCAGAGCATGGCCTACACGTTGGGCTCCAACGCTACGCCGCAACCCTCGACGCAACTGTATGCGGCCCAGTCCAACAGCACGCGCTTTGCCAAGGCGCGGATCAGCGGTGACCTGAACCAGGACAACTCCGGCCTGTTGCTCTATTACCCGCACGTCAAGGGCGACAATCCTTATGACCGGGTGATGGACAAGGACGCCGGCGGCTGGAGCCTGGTTAACCCGACCTGGAACCCGACCCGGCCAGTGCTGTACTTCGACAACAACGGGGGGTTCGCCTGTGTCTGGCGGGTCGACCTGGTCAGCAAGCGCCTGGAGAAAATCGTCCCCGAGCATGAGGCCGTTGCCGCCCGCCCGATAGACGTCAATGGCCGCGAGGCCATCGTCTATCTGGAAGTCGACCAGTTGATGTTTGCCATCGCGCCTGACCAGTAA